One part of the bacterium genome encodes these proteins:
- a CDS encoding cytochrome c-type biogenesis protein CcmH, translated as MISKKIIFTVLLFSIIFPVRNTVFAVSVEEMMKELKCPKDQESLEHQHGCPEHKEMLSLLEQLVKDGKTKDEILNIFADKFGPESLVNVQMKGFGLLSYLVPISGLFLVFILIFIIIKKWVKREEKIYQHEQEMVNASSDFQDYDIIFEEEYEKFKKEE; from the coding sequence ATGATAAGCAAAAAAATTATTTTTACAGTTTTATTATTTTCGATAATTTTTCCCGTCAGGAACACAGTTTTTGCTGTTTCCGTGGAAGAAATGATGAAGGAATTGAAATGCCCCAAGGACCAGGAGAGTTTGGAACATCAACACGGCTGTCCTGAACATAAAGAGATGCTTTCATTATTGGAACAATTGGTAAAGGATGGAAAAACTAAAGACGAAATTTTAAATATCTTTGCCGATAAATTCGGGCCGGAATCTCTTGTTAATGTTCAGATGAAAGGATTCGGTTTGTTATCTTATCTGGTGCCAATTTCAGGGTTATTTTTAGTGTTTATTTTGATTTTTATAATCATAAAAAAATGGGTTAAAAGAGAAGAAAAAATTTATCAGCACGAACAGGAGATGGTTAATGCCTCTTCCGATTTTCAGGATTATGATATAATATTTGAAGAAGAATATGAAAAATTTAAAAAAGAGGAATAG
- a CDS encoding permease, with amino-acid sequence MQKLIQEIAFLSTELWKEFIYVLPFFILGVAIDSVIRTFKLHLKLRSAIEKLGYFAIPGAMLAGVLSPVCACGILPVAVSLLINGVPLAPVMTVLVSSPLMSPSAYTLTAWELGRDWANAKIVSSIFMGLFAGYVTLFFQKKYFKSNELFKGETPKHDVHDPDADPRIQCLCHDKLSNRLASEGKNKFIIFGAKFLEGFWAIGKFTLIGLTVEIIGLRYLPTELIEKVIYSRSPWMIPIVIISSVPLHVNQITAAAILYGFIEKGMTIPWGVGMAFLVGGPVTALPVMATFLAMFRKRVFCLYLGICLIGSLIVGYTFYFLGKQLG; translated from the coding sequence ATGCAAAAACTGATACAGGAAATTGCGTTTTTATCAACCGAACTCTGGAAGGAATTTATTTATGTCCTGCCGTTTTTTATTTTAGGCGTGGCAATCGATTCAGTTATCAGGACATTCAAGCTTCATTTGAAACTGCGAAGCGCGATCGAAAAATTGGGATATTTTGCCATTCCCGGGGCAATGCTTGCCGGGGTATTGAGTCCTGTTTGCGCCTGCGGTATACTTCCCGTGGCCGTTTCACTCCTTATTAACGGTGTTCCCCTGGCTCCTGTAATGACTGTTCTGGTGTCCAGCCCGTTAATGAGTCCGAGCGCATATACATTGACGGCATGGGAGTTAGGCAGGGATTGGGCTAATGCCAAGATTGTTTCAAGCATTTTTATGGGGCTGTTTGCAGGATATGTTACTCTTTTTTTCCAAAAAAAGTATTTCAAGTCAAATGAGCTTTTCAAAGGTGAAACACCGAAGCACGATGTGCACGACCCTGATGCTGATCCAAGGATTCAATGTTTGTGCCATGATAAATTAAGCAACCGCCTTGCAAGCGAAGGTAAAAACAAGTTTATTATTTTCGGAGCAAAATTCCTGGAAGGGTTCTGGGCCATAGGTAAATTTACTTTAATAGGCCTGACAGTGGAAATTATCGGGCTGAGATATCTTCCGACCGAACTGATAGAAAAGGTTATTTATTCCCGCAGTCCGTGGATGATTCCCATTGTAATTATTTCAAGCGTCCCCCTTCATGTAAATCAAATAACAGCTGCGGCAATTCTTTATGGTTTTATAGAAAAAGGCATGACGATTCCGTGGGGTGTGGGGATGGCTTTTTTAGTCGGCGGTCCTGTGACCGCTTTGCCTGTAATGGCAACATTTCTGGCAATGTTCAGGAAAAGGGTTTTTTGTTTGTATCTTGGAATCTGCCTCATTGGTTCATTAATCGTGGGATATACTTTTTATTTTTTAGGGAAACAGTTGGGGTAA